CTTTTTTCAGGGCATCCGAAATAACCTCGATCAGCGCAACAATAGCGCGTTCCGCATCGACTTTGCGAAAGCCGGTTTTAGCGGCCATCGCATCAATAAGTTCTTTTTTATTCATGACTTTGACGAACCTGTTTCATTGTAATGGGCCTTTCAGCTTACGCGCTTGACGAGTGAGAGCAATAGTCTCAAAGTGCTATCCTGCCTGGTAGCACCGCCAGTGTTCGGGCTGCTGTGAAAAGCGCGAATTATCAGGCGGAAAATTCGCAAAATAATCCCCATGCAATCGCCCTCGTGAAGGCGAGAAGTGCCCCCGATTCGGGTGGCATGAATAACTTTTATCGGTAACTTTTATCGCAAGGTTTAGGCCGGGAGGAAATCGATACGGGCGGAGAAGGTCCGGGGGGATCAGGGACGAGCGACGAGATCAACGAAGGCAGGAAGGCCAAGGCAGGAAGGTGTCGCAAGGCAGAGCGGGAAGCCGGGAAAGTACAGCTCCCTCTAATCCTGGCGGGCCTGCTCGGCAATAAATGCCTTCACCACATCCGGATCGGCATTCATGACCACGTACCGTTGCGGCAGGTCTTCGATATTCTCATAGCCGGCGGGACGGGCGGGTTCACTTCCGATAGCCTCGACAATGCTCTCGGAAAACTTCACCGGGAGGGCGGTTTCGAGGCAGACCAGCGGCACGCCGGCCTCACGATGCTCCAACCCCACTTTCAAACCGTCGGCGGTATGCGGATCTACCAGCAGCCCATATGTTTCGTGTACCTTGCGTATCATCTCTACCCGGGCCGAATGGCTGCTGGTTCCGGACACCATCCCAAAATCATTCATTCTCTCCCATAAGGGGGTTCCGGCAAGATCAAAGGCCCCACCCGCGTCCACCACGTCCCATAATTCTTTTACCCTTGCCGCGTCCCGTCCCGTCAGGTCGAAAATGAAGCGCTCGAAGTTCGACGCTTTCGAAATATCCATTGAGGGACTGCTGGTGTGCAGTGTTTCGGCGGTTTCCCGGGGGCGATAGCGACCCGTCCTGAAGAATTCATCCAGCACATCGTTTTCGTTGGTGGCAAGAATCAGGTTCCTGATGGGCAATCCCATCATACGGGCAACATGCCCCGCGCAGATATTGCCGAAATTGCCCGATGGCACGGAAAAGGACACCTGTTCCTCGTTTGAGCGGGTCGCGGCAAAATAACCTTTGAAATAATAGACAATCTGCGCTGCAATCCTTGCCCAGTTGATCGAATTGACGGTGCCAATGCGGTACTTCTGCTTGAAGACAATATCATTGCTGGTTGCTTTGACGATATCCTGGCAGTCGTCGAATACCCCCCGAATGGCGATATTGAAAATGTTCGGGTCTTGCAGGGAAAACATCTGCGCGGTCTGGAAGGGGCTCATCTTGCCTTGCGGCGACAGCATGAATACGCGAATGCTGCGCTTGCCGCGCATGGCGTGTTCCGCGCTTGGACCCGTATCCCCGGATGTCGCGCCCAGGATGTTCAGGCGCTCTCCTGTTTTTTCGAGGGCATATTCGAACAGGTTGCCCAGCAGTTGCATGGCGATATCCTTGAACGCCAGCGTCGGGCCATACGACAACCCGAGGATATGCAACCCCGGCTCCAGCGTTTTGAGCGGCGTGATTTCGTCGCTTTGAAACGCTTCCGCGCTATAGGTACGCGCGATCATGTCGCGCAGGTCATCCGTGGGGATATCGTCCGCAAACCGGGAAATGATCTCGAACGCAAGTTCCGCGTAACTCAGGCCGCGCAGTCTGGCCAGCCCGGCCGCATCGATTTGCGGATAGGTTTCGGGCATGGCAAGCCCGCCATCGGGCGCGAGCCCGCCCAGCAGGATTTGGGAAAACTTCTTTGGCGGCATTCCGCCGCGAGTGGAAATGTAGCGCATTCGTTCACCGTCAAGGAATACAGAATGTTCTTTAACTGAAAAAAATTGCATGGCGGCAGCGTTTTGGCTCGCTCCCCCAGGCTTTCCTAAAGGCCTTTCATGAAGGCTGTTATTGGGCCGGGCCGCCGTTGAAGCCGTTTCAAAAGATTACAGGGCCTCCCCGCGACTCGGCGGCCAAATGTGTCCAGTGCCGCCATTATTTGCTGTTCAAGTGTTCCAGCCGAATTCGGGTTACCTTGCCGGTCATCGTCGGCAGCTTCGTGATTTTGGCGATGGCCGCATTAATGTGTTTTTCGAGCGTCACGTGGGTGAGCATGATGATATCGACCTGTTCTTCCCCTTCACTTGGCTCTTTCTGCACCATGGCTTCGATGGAAATGCCCAGGTCCGCAAGTATGCGCGCGATATCCGCGAGCGCCCCCGGCTTGTCCAGGACCCGCAGCCGCAAGTAATAGGAAGTCTCCACTTCCTCCATCGGCAGGATCGGCGTATCCGATAACAGGTCGGGCTGGAACGCGAGATGGGGAACGCGGTGCTTGGGATCCGCAGTATGCATGCGGGTCACATCCACGAGATCGGCCACGACTGCGCTGCCGGTCGGTTCCGCACCCGCGCCCGCGCCATAATAGAGCGTTGCGCCCACTGCATCGCCTTTTACCACGACCGCGTTCATCACGCCCTCGACATTAGCGATCAGCCGCCGGGCCGGAATGAGTGTTGGATGAACCCGAAGTTCGATTCCCCCCGGCGTGCGGCGGGTAAGGCCCAGCAGCTTGATGCGGTAGCCCAGTTCCTCGGCATAACGGATATCTTCGCGCGTCAGTCTGGCGATGCCTTCGGTATAGACTTTCTCGAACTGCATGGGAATGCCGAAGGCAATCGAAGCCATGATAGTAAGCTTGTGCGCGGCATCGATGCCTTCGATATCGAAGGTCGGATCGACCTCGGCATACCCCAGCTTTTGCGCCTGCTTCAGCGCGGTATCAAAAGTCAGACCTTTGTCGCGCATTTCGGAAAGAATGAAATTGCTGGTGCCGTTGATGATTCCGGCAATCCATTCGATGCGGTTTGCCGTCAATCCCTCGCGCAGCGCCTTGATGATGGGGATGCCGCCCGCGACCGCCGCCTCGAACGCAACCATGACCCCCTTTTTCTGCGCCGCGGCGAAGATCTCGGTGCCGTGCGAGGCCAGCAAAGCCTTATTCGCGGTAATGACGTGTTTGCCGTTGTCGATGGCCTTCAGTATCAGTTCCTTTGCAACGGTGTAGCCGCCGATCAACTCGACCACGATATCGATATTCGGGTCCGACACAACCTCATTGGCATCGGCCGTGACAATCACGCCTTCGCCCGCGAGCTGGCGCGCCTTCTCCACGTCGCGATCCGCGATCATGCGGATGACAATGCCTCTGCCGGCCCGGCGCGTAATTTCTTCCTGGTTGCGTTCGAGGACGGCATACGTACCGCCGCCGACAGTGCCGATGCCTATTAGTCCTACATTGATGGGTTTCATAGCGTGAGTAATATTATTATTCAGATAAATCGGTTGATTGGCTGGGAGGCAGCGTTTTCATTTCCCTCCGCCATGCTTTTGTCCGCTCTCACGTCCCGCAAGTCCGTCACGATTCTCAGGTACGGTGCCGCTTGCGGTACCGCCCGAGAAAATCGGCGACGCGGCCCAGCGCTTCGGTAAGGTCATCGCTGTTAGGCAGGAAGACGACGCGGAAATGATCCGGTCGCGGCCAGTTGAACCCGCTTCCCTGCACCACCAGCACCTTTTCTTCCAGAAGCAGATCCAGCACGAACTGCTCGTCGTCCTCGATCGGATACATTTTTGGATCGAGACACGGGAATAAATACATCGCCGCGCTGGGCTTGACGCAGGAAACTCCGGGAATATCCGTCAGCAGTTTCCAGGCGAGATCGCGCTGCCGCATGAGCCGCCCGGTGGGCAGGACAAGATCGTTAATGCTCTGGTATCCGCCCAGTGCGGTCTGGATGCCGAATTGCGATGGAACATTCGCACACAGGCGCATCGAAGCCAGCATGGTGAGTCCGGCAATGTAGTCGCGGGCATATTGTTTTGTTCCTGAAACCACCGCCCAGCCGGAACGGAAACCGGCGGCGCGATAGTTCTTGGACAAACCGTTCAGGGTGACAAATAGCACGTCATCCGCCAGCGAGGCGATCGATGTGTGCTCAGCGCCGTCGTACAGTACTTTATCGTAGATTTCGTCCGCATAAACGATCAACTGATGCTGGCGGGCGATCTCGATGATTTCGAGCAGCATCTCGTCCGGATAAAGCGCCCCGGTCGGATTATTCGGGTTAATGATGGCGATTGCGCGAGTGTTCGAATTGACCTTCGAGCGGATATCGTCGAGGTCGGGGAGCCAGCCGGACTGTTCATCGCAAACATAGTGCCGCGCCGTGCCTCCCGCGAGCACCACGGCCGCCGTCCATAGCGGATAGTCGGGGGAAGGAACCAGTACCTCATCGCCAGTATTAAGAAGCGCCTGCATGGCCATCACAATCAGCTCGGAAACACCGTTGCCGATGTAAATGTCCTCCATCCGCACGTCCTTGACGCGCTTCTGCTGCGTGTAGTGCATGATCGCCTTGCGCGCCGCGAAAAGACCCTTCGAGTCGCAATAGCCCGATGCGGCGGAAAGGTTATGAATCACATCCTGCAGGATCTCCTCCGGCGCGTCGAAACCGAAAGACGCGGGGTTGCCGATATTCAGCTTGATGATGTATTGCCCTTCCTCCTCCATTTGCCGGGCACGGTCGAGCACCGGCCCGCGGATGTCATAACAGACATTCGCCAGCTTGCTGGATTTCAGGATGGGCCGCATGGATGGGAAAGCGTGATCGCGTGATCGCGTAGTCGCGTAATGGGATAGGGTGCCGGTAATGCCAGTCAAGCGCCGGTAGGAATAACCAGTGACGGATTTTTACCGCTTAGGATCTCGCGGCTCGTCCGTCAATCAGGAAAATGCTACTTTTTCCGCCCTTGTTTACACTTGAGCAGGCACAAAAACTTTATCACGGCACGAAAAAGATGTAATGTTACCCGACCAGCCAACCTGCCGCAAATGGAGCCTTGATTGAAGCTGCATCTTTCCGGAATGACCGGACAGAATATGTTCACCGGCTATGGGGCCGGGCATGTCATTATCAACCACCAGCGTTACGAGCACAGCCTGATCGTATTGCCTGACCGCATCATCGAAAACTGGGATGCGACCGCCTTCGAGGACGTCACGGCGGAACACTTCGACTTCGTGAAGTCGCTGCAACCGGAAATGGTGTTGTTCGGCACCGGGGCCACGCTGCGTTTTCCGCACCCGCGGCTGACCCGGAGCCTGATCCAGGCGGGCATCGGCGTAGACGTGATGGATACCGCGGCCGCCTGCCGCACCTACAATATCCTCACCGCGGAAGGGCGGCGGGTTGCGGCGGCGCTGCTGATCTAGCCTCTTGCCGCATTACTCGGTACGCTGCGCGCTAATCTGGCGGCCGGTCGGGTGGGCTATTCCTGCGTCTATTCCTTCGTACCTTCGCGCGTCGGCAGGGATGAGAATAACTCATTCCGCACCCGTTCGCGCCAGCTTTCAACCCACCCCGGCAGATCCGCGGGCAACATGGGACGCGACATAAAATTTCCCTGGGCCAAGTCACACCCGGTGCTGCGCAGAAGCTCCCAGTCGTTGCGATCCTGAACGCCTTCCGCCACCACTTCCATTCCCAGCTGCCGTGCCAGGGACAAGCTCGCGTCATACATGGCGCGCAGGGTCTCATCTGCCCATGCGCCGTGCACGAAGCCCTGGTCGATCTTCAGTTCATCGAACGGAATATCCCTCAGCTGAGCCAGCGAAGAGTGCCCGGTGCCGAAATCGTCGATGGACAGACGGAAGCGCTTCAGGCGCAGCCGGGTGAGGATCTCCAGCGGAGCGCGCGTGTCCTGCATCAGCTTTGTTTCCGTCACTTCCAGCACGATGCCCTGCGGCGCGATACCGGCTTCTGCCGTCAGCTCAGCGACAAAATTGAGAAAGTCCAGGGATGCCAGATTATCCATGGACACGTTCACCGCGACCCGCAAGGGTAGCTGCGCCTCGCGCCAGATTTTCGTCTGCTC
The window above is part of the Nitrosospira sp. Is2 genome. Proteins encoded here:
- a CDS encoding pyridoxal phosphate-dependent aminotransferase, with the translated sequence MRPILKSSKLANVCYDIRGPVLDRARQMEEEGQYIIKLNIGNPASFGFDAPEEILQDVIHNLSAASGYCDSKGLFAARKAIMHYTQQKRVKDVRMEDIYIGNGVSELIVMAMQALLNTGDEVLVPSPDYPLWTAAVVLAGGTARHYVCDEQSGWLPDLDDIRSKVNSNTRAIAIINPNNPTGALYPDEMLLEIIEIARQHQLIVYADEIYDKVLYDGAEHTSIASLADDVLFVTLNGLSKNYRAAGFRSGWAVVSGTKQYARDYIAGLTMLASMRLCANVPSQFGIQTALGGYQSINDLVLPTGRLMRQRDLAWKLLTDIPGVSCVKPSAAMYLFPCLDPKMYPIEDDEQFVLDLLLEEKVLVVQGSGFNWPRPDHFRVVFLPNSDDLTEALGRVADFLGRYRKRHRT
- a CDS encoding homoserine dehydrogenase, which produces MKPINVGLIGIGTVGGGTYAVLERNQEEITRRAGRGIVIRMIADRDVEKARQLAGEGVIVTADANEVVSDPNIDIVVELIGGYTVAKELILKAIDNGKHVITANKALLASHGTEIFAAAQKKGVMVAFEAAVAGGIPIIKALREGLTANRIEWIAGIINGTSNFILSEMRDKGLTFDTALKQAQKLGYAEVDPTFDIEGIDAAHKLTIMASIAFGIPMQFEKVYTEGIARLTREDIRYAEELGYRIKLLGLTRRTPGGIELRVHPTLIPARRLIANVEGVMNAVVVKGDAVGATLYYGAGAGAEPTGSAVVADLVDVTRMHTADPKHRVPHLAFQPDLLSDTPILPMEEVETSYYLRLRVLDKPGALADIARILADLGISIEAMVQKEPSEGEEQVDIIMLTHVTLEKHINAAIAKITKLPTMTGKVTRIRLEHLNSK
- a CDS encoding Mth938-like domain-containing protein, coding for MKLHLSGMTGQNMFTGYGAGHVIINHQRYEHSLIVLPDRIIENWDATAFEDVTAEHFDFVKSLQPEMVLFGTGATLRFPHPRLTRSLIQAGIGVDVMDTAAACRTYNILTAEGRRVAAALLI
- the thrC gene encoding threonine synthase; translated protein: MRYISTRGGMPPKKFSQILLGGLAPDGGLAMPETYPQIDAAGLARLRGLSYAELAFEIISRFADDIPTDDLRDMIARTYSAEAFQSDEITPLKTLEPGLHILGLSYGPTLAFKDIAMQLLGNLFEYALEKTGERLNILGATSGDTGPSAEHAMRGKRSIRVFMLSPQGKMSPFQTAQMFSLQDPNIFNIAIRGVFDDCQDIVKATSNDIVFKQKYRIGTVNSINWARIAAQIVYYFKGYFAATRSNEEQVSFSVPSGNFGNICAGHVARMMGLPIRNLILATNENDVLDEFFRTGRYRPRETAETLHTSSPSMDISKASNFERFIFDLTGRDAARVKELWDVVDAGGAFDLAGTPLWERMNDFGMVSGTSSHSARVEMIRKVHETYGLLVDPHTADGLKVGLEHREAGVPLVCLETALPVKFSESIVEAIGSEPARPAGYENIEDLPQRYVVMNADPDVVKAFIAEQARQD